In Paenibacillus sp. FSL R7-0345, a single window of DNA contains:
- a CDS encoding YraN family protein has product MREAHSGGTYNRKAKGAAAEAAAALYLASRGYTVVETNWRCRSGELDLITEYQGRLVFIEVRSRSGSPLPGTPEESVDARKIRQVRSTAGVYLHMKEQQDRAVSFDVISVQLNPDLSVAALRHIREAF; this is encoded by the coding sequence ATGAGGGAAGCCCATTCCGGCGGGACCTACAACAGGAAGGCCAAGGGGGCGGCGGCGGAAGCGGCAGCAGCGCTGTATCTGGCCTCCCGGGGATATACGGTGGTGGAGACCAACTGGCGCTGCCGCAGCGGTGAGCTCGATCTGATTACGGAATATCAGGGCAGACTGGTATTCATCGAGGTGCGCAGCCGCAGCGGCAGCCCGTTGCCGGGAACTCCCGAGGAGTCGGTGGATGCCCGCAAAATCCGTCAGGTCCGCAGCACAGCAGGGGTGTATCTGCACATGAAGGAACAGCAGGATCGCGCGGTTTCCTTTGATGTCATCAGTGTACAGCTGAACCCGGATTTGAGTGTCGCCGCGCTCAGGCATATCCGTGAGGCTTTTTAA
- a CDS encoding ribonuclease HII, with translation MSNVEIDMLSYEKAGWEQSYRRIAGVDEVGRGCLFGDVVAAAVILPEGLIIDGVDDSKKLTVKKRDTLYEIIMEQAVAVCVGHVESAVIDEINIKQASRLAMKKAVEGLGEIADYLLVDAEKVDLPLPQQAIIKGDANSQSIAAASIIAKVTRDRLCEGLWEELYPDYGIKIHKGYATKLHREQILALGPTPMHRRSFIGKILAEQQTLF, from the coding sequence ATGAGTAATGTAGAGATAGATATGCTGAGTTATGAAAAAGCGGGCTGGGAGCAGTCGTACCGCCGGATAGCCGGTGTGGATGAAGTGGGCAGGGGTTGCCTGTTTGGTGATGTGGTGGCAGCGGCGGTGATTTTGCCGGAAGGCCTGATTATAGATGGAGTTGACGACTCGAAAAAGCTGACGGTGAAGAAGCGGGACACACTGTATGAAATCATTATGGAGCAGGCAGTGGCTGTCTGTGTCGGACATGTGGAGTCGGCAGTGATTGATGAGATTAACATCAAGCAGGCCTCCCGCCTGGCGATGAAAAAAGCGGTTGAGGGGCTGGGAGAGATTGCCGATTATCTGCTGGTCGACGCGGAAAAGGTAGATCTGCCGCTGCCGCAGCAGGCAATCATTAAGGGAGATGCCAACAGCCAGTCGATTGCCGCGGCTTCCATTATAGCCAAAGTGACCCGCGACAGATTATGTGAAGGCCTGTGGGAGGAATTATATCCGGACTATGGCATCAAAATACATAAGGGATACGCGACTAAGCTGCACCGGGAGCAAATTCTGGCACTGGGACCTACCCCGATGCACCGGCGCAGCTTTATCGGAAAGATTCTGGCTGAGCAGCAGACTTTATTTTGA
- the ylqF gene encoding ribosome biogenesis GTPase YlqF, whose translation MAIQWFPGHMTKARRQIEDKLKLIDVAIELLDSRLPLSSRNPMIDDILRDKPRLIILNKSDLADPEATRKWLAHFRAEGHIAHPVDASTGTGIKEIPEQVKLLLKEKIDRQIAKGMNPRANRALIVGIPNVGKSTLINKMAGRNIALTGDRPGVTKGQQWIKTDGTLELLDTPGILWPKFEDQEVGYRLAITGAIKEEVLNVEDIAYYAVKYLIKDYGSRFQERFGITKLPDDLDNPDEIVAVMEAVGRKRGCLISGGRVDLEKASRTLLHELRAGKLGTFTLETP comes from the coding sequence ATGGCCATTCAATGGTTTCCCGGTCATATGACGAAGGCAAGACGGCAAATCGAGGATAAGCTGAAGCTGATTGATGTTGCAATCGAGCTGCTCGATTCCCGCCTGCCGCTTTCCAGCCGCAATCCGATGATTGACGATATTTTGCGGGATAAGCCAAGACTGATTATTCTTAACAAAAGCGATCTGGCCGACCCTGAGGCGACACGCAAATGGCTGGCGCATTTCCGGGCAGAGGGTCATATTGCTCATCCGGTAGATGCTTCAACAGGGACTGGAATCAAGGAAATTCCTGAACAGGTCAAGCTGCTTCTCAAGGAAAAGATTGACCGTCAGATTGCCAAAGGCATGAATCCGCGGGCAAACCGTGCGCTGATCGTCGGCATTCCGAATGTCGGCAAATCGACGCTGATCAACAAGATGGCCGGACGCAATATCGCCCTGACCGGCGACCGTCCTGGTGTAACCAAAGGCCAGCAGTGGATCAAGACAGACGGAACGCTCGAACTGCTTGATACTCCGGGGATTCTATGGCCCAAGTTCGAGGACCAGGAGGTTGGTTACCGTCTGGCTATCACCGGTGCGATCAAGGAAGAGGTTCTTAACGTTGAGGACATCGCTTATTATGCGGTAAAATATCTGATCAAGGACTACGGTTCACGGTTCCAGGAGCGTTTCGGCATTACAAAGCTGCCAGACGATCTGGACAACCCGGATGAAATTGTGGCCGTTATGGAAGCGGTCGGACGTAAACGCGGCTGTCTGATCAGCGGCGGCCGGGTCGATCTGGAGAAGGCTTCCCGTACTCTGCTGCACGAGCTGCGTGCCGGCAAGCTGGGGACATTCACGCTGGAGACACCGTAA
- the rplS gene encoding 50S ribosomal protein L19 — protein MNILQAITQEQLRKDIPSFRPGDTLKVHVKVIEGTRERIQLFEGVVIKRRGGGISETFTVRKISYGVGVERTFPINSPKIEKIEVSRRGKVRRAKLYYLRELRGKAARIKEIRR, from the coding sequence ATGAATATCCTACAAGCTATTACTCAAGAGCAACTTCGTAAAGATATCCCTAGTTTTCGTCCAGGTGATACTTTGAAGGTGCACGTAAAAGTTATCGAAGGAACTCGTGAACGGATCCAGTTGTTCGAAGGCGTTGTAATCAAACGTCGCGGCGGTGGAATCAGTGAGACTTTTACGGTTCGTAAAATCTCTTACGGTGTTGGTGTGGAAAGAACTTTCCCAATCAACTCGCCTAAGATCGAGAAAATTGAAGTGTCCCGTCGTGGTAAAGTTCGCCGTGCGAAACTGTACTATCTGCGTGAACTTCGCGGTAAAGCTGCAAGAATTAAAGAAATCCGTCGCTAG
- the trmD gene encoding tRNA (guanosine(37)-N1)-methyltransferase TrmD — MRIDVLTLFPEMCEGVFSTSILGKARDKGIVSLNAVNFRDFSGNKHNTVDDTPYGGGGGMVLKPDPIFAAVEHVLGIPPVSAESASLTEAVQEGEELDGIAADTTASVKPRIILMCPQGKTYNQQMAEELAKEQHLIFICGHYEGYDERIREHLVTDELSIGDYVLTGGELPALTVIDSVVRLQPGALGNETSAITDSFSTGLLEYPHYTRPAEFRGWKVPDMLLSGHHANIELWRREQALQRTLERRPDLLETAELTAKDKKMLEELKRQRHGQA; from the coding sequence ATGCGGATCGATGTGCTGACGCTTTTCCCGGAGATGTGTGAGGGGGTATTCAGCACAAGCATTCTGGGTAAAGCGCGCGACAAAGGCATTGTCTCCCTGAATGCGGTCAATTTCCGTGACTTCTCCGGCAATAAGCATAATACGGTAGATGATACGCCATACGGCGGAGGCGGAGGCATGGTGCTGAAGCCGGATCCGATTTTTGCGGCGGTTGAACATGTACTGGGCATTCCTCCGGTTTCGGCAGAGTCTGCCAGCCTAACAGAGGCTGTTCAGGAAGGTGAAGAGCTGGATGGGATAGCTGCGGATACAACTGCGTCGGTTAAGCCGCGGATTATCCTCATGTGCCCGCAAGGGAAGACATACAACCAGCAAATGGCCGAGGAACTGGCCAAGGAGCAGCATCTGATCTTTATCTGCGGCCATTACGAGGGTTATGATGAGCGGATCAGGGAGCATCTGGTGACAGACGAGCTGTCAATCGGGGATTATGTACTGACAGGGGGGGAACTGCCTGCCCTGACGGTTATTGATTCCGTAGTGCGGCTGCAGCCGGGTGCCTTGGGTAATGAGACTTCAGCCATCACGGATTCATTCAGCACCGGACTGCTGGAATATCCCCATTATACACGCCCTGCCGAATTCCGCGGCTGGAAGGTGCCGGATATGCTGCTGAGCGGTCATCATGCGAATATTGAGCTGTGGCGGCGTGAGCAGGCACTGCAGCGTACGCTGGAACGCAGGCCTGATCTGCTGGAGACGGCTGAGCTTACAGCCAAGGATAAGAAAATGCTGGAGGAATTGAAGCGGCAGCGGCACGGACAGGCTTGA
- a CDS encoding DNA ligase, with translation MNIGSLFRGLLGDSKPGEAKSLELKEGQVVRGVVLSVSESGKEAVVQIQGTPVRAELETPLTPGQSMTLQVAPPGEGGLPVLKPMSMGEAALASPQSMGEALEQLGLKDAKAGKEIIQAIQSGGLPLTKETAAKLDAIMSAKPQGVATQEWLESAVLSMKRGLPVTAESVRGLQQAVFGPKLHELLAQLETELNAWAQQESDAVSGKTGAPVLNKGASASVADHAAGSQAASAGSGAAETEEAAGAAKTSAASAAALSGARTAASTGMQVTGAGAADDAVPSAEGGLAAENDAGEAAAAKGAAGKETPASGTSAAGNPAARAAADTVGTAVNPQSADAGEADGAAGAAVKLGSAESAGQASAAARAVSTDAAGTAGKSGAAEPAADGSDEPADAAAKGGAVTKGADGQPAPSGGALLAKLQGVLTELRGTLPQLTDQAGAAAQPEGDAPPAAAGQEPARAAGTPRGDSPAAAQQPGQAPAPAQDTASWVGRVLKLLGAEHEQQAVRGGAVAAQAASGGADAADTLKGVLLQVMGSSDAPPAVKDAAGQLVAQLTGQQLLMNTDRTAPFAQVTMFLPLRGPDGEETASVHIQSRRGRKGELDAANCRLWFDLDMKQLGQTLVDVQVVDRIVSLKLHNNDPWVLELLEGRRDDVAAAVESIGYQLSSLRTEPLPEVKAVSGPAGAVSARRAKFTPDSYKGVDYRI, from the coding sequence ATGAATATCGGGTCATTATTCCGCGGCCTGCTGGGTGACAGCAAGCCGGGTGAGGCCAAGTCACTGGAGCTGAAGGAAGGCCAGGTTGTCCGGGGCGTGGTACTGAGTGTGTCGGAATCCGGTAAGGAAGCGGTGGTGCAGATTCAGGGAACCCCTGTCCGTGCCGAGCTGGAAACGCCGCTTACGCCGGGGCAGTCGATGACGCTGCAGGTCGCACCTCCGGGAGAAGGCGGACTGCCGGTACTGAAGCCGATGTCAATGGGCGAAGCTGCGCTTGCTTCTCCGCAGAGCATGGGCGAAGCGCTGGAACAGCTGGGGCTCAAAGATGCAAAGGCAGGTAAGGAGATTATTCAGGCCATACAGTCCGGCGGACTGCCGCTGACCAAAGAGACTGCGGCCAAGCTGGATGCTATCATGAGCGCGAAGCCTCAGGGCGTAGCCACTCAGGAATGGCTGGAATCGGCTGTGCTGTCAATGAAACGCGGGCTGCCGGTAACAGCTGAGAGCGTGAGGGGGCTTCAGCAGGCGGTTTTTGGACCGAAGCTGCATGAACTGCTGGCCCAGCTTGAGACAGAGCTTAACGCATGGGCTCAGCAGGAAAGCGATGCTGTCAGCGGGAAGACGGGTGCCCCGGTTTTGAATAAGGGTGCCAGTGCTTCTGTGGCGGATCATGCTGCCGGAAGCCAGGCTGCTAGTGCAGGCAGCGGAGCGGCTGAGACTGAAGAGGCAGCAGGTGCTGCCAAGACATCTGCTGCGTCTGCCGCTGCTTTAAGCGGAGCCCGCACGGCGGCATCAACGGGCATGCAGGTTACAGGTGCGGGAGCTGCAGATGATGCTGTGCCGTCAGCCGAGGGGGGATTGGCAGCTGAGAATGATGCTGGAGAAGCCGCAGCCGCTAAAGGAGCAGCCGGTAAGGAAACGCCGGCCTCCGGGACTTCAGCTGCCGGAAATCCGGCGGCCCGGGCCGCAGCAGATACTGTCGGCACAGCTGTTAACCCGCAGTCTGCGGATGCTGGAGAAGCGGACGGGGCGGCAGGCGCTGCTGTCAAGCTGGGGTCGGCTGAATCAGCAGGGCAGGCAAGCGCTGCGGCCAGAGCTGTGAGCACAGATGCCGCAGGCACTGCCGGGAAGAGTGGCGCGGCGGAGCCGGCAGCTGACGGCAGTGACGAGCCGGCGGACGCTGCTGCGAAGGGCGGCGCTGTTACAAAAGGTGCCGATGGGCAGCCGGCACCTTCCGGGGGCGCCCTGCTCGCGAAGCTGCAGGGCGTGCTCACCGAGCTGCGCGGCACGCTGCCGCAGCTCACAGACCAGGCTGGCGCTGCCGCCCAGCCTGAAGGGGATGCCCCGCCTGCAGCGGCGGGGCAAGAGCCGGCCCGCGCGGCCGGCACGCCGCGCGGGGACAGCCCGGCTGCGGCGCAGCAGCCGGGCCAGGCACCCGCCCCTGCCCAAGACACGGCGTCTTGGGTGGGGCGGGTGCTGAAGCTGCTCGGTGCGGAGCACGAGCAGCAGGCTGTGCGCGGCGGCGCAGTAGCCGCGCAGGCAGCGTCCGGCGGGGCGGATGCCGCCGATACGCTGAAGGGCGTGCTGCTGCAGGTGATGGGCAGCAGCGACGCCCCGCCCGCGGTCAAGGATGCCGCGGGCCAGCTTGTGGCGCAGCTGACCGGCCAGCAGCTGCTGATGAATACGGACCGCACGGCGCCGTTCGCGCAGGTTACAATGTTCCTGCCGCTGCGCGGACCGGACGGCGAGGAGACGGCTTCGGTACATATCCAGTCACGGCGCGGCCGCAAAGGTGAACTGGATGCGGCGAACTGCCGCCTCTGGTTCGATCTGGATATGAAGCAGCTGGGCCAGACCCTGGTGGATGTTCAGGTTGTCGACCGGATCGTCAGCCTGAAGCTGCACAATAACGATCCGTGGGTGCTTGAGCTGCTTGAAGGCAGACGGGACGACGTGGCGGCTGCTGTGGAATCCATCGGGTACCAGCTGTCAAGCCTGCGGACCGAGCCGCTGCCGGAGGTAAAGGCAGTCTCCGGACCGGCGGGCGCTGTGTCAGCAAGACGGGCTAAATTTACTCCGGATTCCTACAAAGGGGTTGATTACCGGATATGA
- the lepB gene encoding signal peptidase I has translation MQQDLQQGQGDTVDQSGQPPQKQKNEVLEWVKAIAIALVLVVLIRWLLFKPFIVDGPSMQPNFHTGERVIVNEILYDIRSPHRGEVIVFHVPSEGRDFIKRVIAVAGDTVKVEGDVVTVNGEPVDETYIQGAIDARHANNALYNNKDFPNEDVPDGTVPEGHVFVMGDNRSDSTDSRMIGYVPLGDIVGRADLIFWPVQDISIINH, from the coding sequence ATGCAGCAGGATTTGCAGCAGGGACAAGGGGATACGGTGGACCAGAGCGGCCAGCCCCCTCAGAAACAGAAAAATGAAGTACTGGAATGGGTAAAGGCGATTGCGATTGCTTTAGTTCTGGTCGTTCTGATCAGATGGCTGTTGTTCAAGCCGTTCATTGTGGACGGGCCTTCAATGCAGCCGAATTTCCATACAGGCGAACGGGTTATTGTAAATGAGATCCTGTATGACATCCGTTCCCCGCACCGCGGTGAAGTCATTGTGTTCCATGTGCCTTCCGAAGGCAGGGATTTTATTAAGCGGGTTATTGCGGTAGCCGGAGATACAGTTAAGGTCGAAGGGGATGTCGTAACGGTTAACGGCGAGCCTGTGGATGAAACGTATATTCAGGGGGCCATCGACGCCAGACATGCCAATAATGCTCTATATAATAACAAGGACTTCCCGAATGAAGATGTTCCTGATGGTACTGTACCTGAAGGCCATGTGTTCGTTATGGGGGATAACCGCTCTGACAGTACGGACAGCCGGATGATCGGTTACGTGCCGCTGGGCGATATTGTCGGCCGTGCAGATTTGATTTTCTGGCCGGTTCAGGATATTTCGATTATTAACCACTAA
- a CDS encoding EscU/YscU/HrcU family type III secretion system export apparatus switch protein encodes MSGQEKQEVSQGMKKAVALKYTPGQSDAPVVVAKGQGMVADVILQKAKEHGVMVQEDAALVEVLSKLDLDQQIPPELYNLVAEILSYVYQSDKQAGRRNRQ; translated from the coding sequence ATGAGCGGGCAGGAGAAGCAGGAAGTGTCACAGGGGATGAAAAAAGCGGTAGCCCTGAAATACACCCCTGGTCAAAGTGATGCACCGGTGGTCGTAGCTAAAGGTCAAGGTATGGTTGCTGATGTCATTTTGCAAAAGGCCAAAGAGCACGGTGTAATGGTGCAGGAGGATGCTGCGCTGGTTGAAGTTCTCTCTAAACTAGATCTGGATCAGCAGATTCCGCCGGAGCTGTACAACCTGGTGGCAGAAATTTTGAGCTATGTCTATCAAAGCGACAAGCAGGCCGGAAGGCGTAACAGGCAATGA